TCTGTTATCCTTAAGCTATTCTGCTAGGTCCTTAGTGCACAAGAGAAAGTACTGCACTATGTTTCCTGTCTATATACCAGGTCAAGTTTCTTCCCCTCCTGAATTCTGTTGCATTTCACATGGCTTAggatatatttttcaatgattAAATCACATCAAAATGACagcttttttaaaaaaaaatattgtaattccTTTTTTATCATACAAATAAAAGCAATAAAGAGATGTACTCTTGTATATCAATACATAGACTCGAGAAGGTTTGAGGGAAAGTTTAAAGTATTTCTGCTAACTCACTAGACGTGGTTGTCATACACACTTGCTAATCAAAAATGCACGCATCACAGACAGAAAGGGGCGACATGCTGGAAATGAATCGACGGATATTGCTTTAGCCATTAAGCGCTAAACAGAGTTGTGATACTGTCAGTGCTGCATAGGTTAGATAGTACCTGGGGGCCTGTGGTGTCTCATCCTCGGTTGGTTGATGTCAGTTTGCGTGGAACCTTACGGTATGTGTGTTCAGAATTGTTTCACACGCGAACTCGTGAACTGGCCCTGGAGCTCCCAGTAGCTTGAGGCGGACCTGTTGGAGACCCCTGCTGTAAACAATACGACAGGCACAGTGACACTACAGAGGGTGGCAGAAATCCCAACTTTGATATGGATCTGGGTTGCATTCAAGATCAAAACGTCACGACATCGTTTCAAAGTGTATTTGGTATTTAGCAGGTAGCGCAGTGAAACGTTCCCAGTGTTTGTTTACTTGAATGCAGCCCAGGAGGAGCGGaatggagaaaataaattattaattattgcTAGGTTCACATTTCTATATCTCAGGATGTGAAGTTGCACATACCATGTACGGTATTGTTAGAAGTACTGCAACACTATACAGAATCCTGTTCTGCAGTACTATCACGTTAAAACGGCTGTATTGAAAACAGCAGCCCACAATGGAAAACCAGAAAATGAATAATGTACCAAAAGTATTAAAAGGCAGGAACAACAACCCTTCCCAATCAGTTGTTGGAGATTTCTCAGGATTTCTAACAGCTGCCCTCCCAAACCCACAATCCCAAAGTCCTGTTGGCACAGAGATAGGAGCAGTGTTCCATAAACCCTCCATAGCATACCATCATTACCAAAGTGCCGTAAAGTCACACCTTTACCATCGTCATCATtacaaacaataataaaaagctgttttaaacaaaatgttttagtctATATAATTTCCATTTAAAGCCATTGGGTCAGTCCTTCTGGTGccttccatgtgtctctccgtGTGCATGAGGCTCCCCCAAGCccaacacaaccaaacacagtGACCGCACTACAACCACAGGAACAACATACTGTTGTTGTTTATCCAGTCTGCCCTTTCCAGTGATTGGCACTTGTTTTGGGTCAACAGTGGAGCCTTAAGGAGTGTATACAGCCCAGTTCTGTACACACACTCCTCCGGTTTTAGATTACGTTTCCAGTCAAGTTTCCGACCACTGTATACTCTGTTTCTGGTTGAGTTGTGTTCTGGTCTGGAATTGGAGGGGTGTGGTACACAGAGGCAGCAGTTTCTGGTCCAGCACTTGAGGATCTTGTAAAAGATGGCAAAATAACTACGGTCGATGAAACCTAGAGAATAAAGGGATAATAAGTTACTTTTTACAGCTGGAAGTATAGTGCCTTTGTGTTGTCTTGAAGTATGGGCTAGTGATTTGGGTGGTCTCGCAGGCTAGAAAGGCTCTGACATAAATACCTGGTTAGATGGCGACTACCCTCATGcacttccatttctgtgctttTAAATTCATTGAGTTCTTTACGAATGGCAGCCTTCAAGGGAAAAACAGAACCAGAGTTCAGTCAGGAAGAAAGCAAAGCAAACACACGACCACGCGTTCGCGTGCCCTTGCCCCCGTTTGGGTGTGAGCTCAATCACCTTGTCAGCGGCCGTGAGTCGTGTCCACGGTTTGTCTGCCCTCCTGTCGTAGTCCTGAGCGTCGGCCACCTCCACGTAGTCACTGAAGCGGGTCAGTATCTTAGCTTCCCTCAGCTCCTCCACTGTGGGCCTCTGACTCAACTGGGGAGGGGCGAGCGAAGGGTTATAagggtgtgttgtgtggtgaTTGAAAGTCTCCTGGGGAGGTTTATGTTTCATTGCCCATGTTACACAACAGAGGATGTGATAACCTGATGTCAGGAGCTAATGCTATCATATTTCCAATGGTCTGCTATCTAATAGACAGTGATACCCTATTCCCCTCTCTCACCTTCCTGGACAGGCGTTTCTTGagctctctcatctcctccagctcctccagctcATTGCGGGCTGAGAGAGTAAGAGACGGGTTAGAATGAAATGAAACGGATTAGTGTAGACCCGTCACTGTCCGTGCTGTGGGGGTCTCCCGCCTATTTGGTCTGCGCTACTTACGCTTTAGTATGTTTCTTTGTTCCAGCTCTTCCGTAGTTGGCCGCTGACTCAACCTCCTGAGGAAACAGAGAGTCAATCGACACATTCCGTTGTTTTGTCTTATTGTGTTACATTTGCTGACGTCTTAGCGGTCTCCCCCTGTGAGCCATGATTCCAACGCATCTATTACCACCTCAGCAGTCTGGCGCCATGAAGGATACAgccaggagaggaaggggaggcgaagagggagggatggagagaaagagagttgtCGTCGGTGTGACACGAGAGCGGGTGGCGATAGAAGGAAGGAATGCGGTTGGGAATTCTGCCTCGCTCCCGTACTGTCACAGCCACAACGGTCCTGTAGCCATGTGGAGGCTGTCCTCTGTGAGAGGGAACCCCACTTCAAACGGTCCACCCTCACTCAGTGGCCAGTTCAAGATAAACATGCCACAGGCTCACTGCTGCTACATTCCTTCTCTCCATCGCCTCCCTATTCATCTGTCTCCTCCCATCTTCCTTTTCTCCCATTCTCACTCCTCCTTGTCCCTCAcccttccctcccccttccctccccccaTCCCACTACCTCTGTTCAGCTTCCACTCTCCATTATGAGGCGTCATCCATCATGATTTCCTCAGTAGCCAGGTCATGTCTCTCTCATCCAGGCCACAGCGTACAATCGCGGGGaagggagatgtgtgtgtatgtgtattaagtgtgagagtgtgtgtgttagcccATGTGAGTACATCTCTTACTGTGATAGCTTGTTGCCTGGCGATGGTTTGGATAATACgcagtgtgtactgtatgtgcagcTTAACCTGCGTGTGTTCATGTGTCAGACTGATGCTCACCATGTTAATCTCACCCAAGTCTCTCCTGGCAGCTGCTATacggaaggtgtgtgtgtgcgtgcatgtgtgtgtgcgagtgtgtgggtgtgtctcacCGTGTGAGCTTGGTGCCTATCTGTTGTCGTGACTCCAGCCTCTCTTGGTCTGACAATCTGGGCAGGATGTTCTTTTCCTCCAGCTCTCTCTGAGATGGACGGTTACTGATCTTAATGGCCAAAGAGTCCTTCCTCAATACCTTCAGAGCTAGTGTAcctaccaaaacacacacacgcagacacacaaacaggttGTTTGGGAGGTCAGAGTAAGATCAATATAATCAACTTTAATGACCTTTACATTTGAATAGAATACAATTTCCCACACCACATCTCCTGGACTAACAATGCAACTGTCACAGATTACAGAGACGTCCACCATCCATCATGTGCTGAAAGACTGTAATGCGTTTGTTTACTTTTCCTAACGCCTTTATAAAACCCTATTACAGAGAAGAGGTGTGTAGAAATACTCGAGACACATAATGGGCTTCAAATCAATAATTCACACAACCGATCATGAAACAGTGATGGGAGATGCTGCAACCAAGAACGAGCCATTAAGGAGCCATTAAGCCTGTTTCCAAGGAGAAGGGCCACTAAGTAGAGATCATGACAACAAACCTATGacacatgaacaaacacttACTTGTGAAGAGCGTTTCGTTgtcatcctcctcatcctcctcgtcctcctcctcctcctcctcgtcatcTTCGTCGTCCTCGTCTCTGTATGAACCGGGAATCTCTTGGTAGTCCTTCTCGTTAGAGAGGTTCTCTTTGTTGTCATCACACCCTATCATCACCGTGGGTACCACGTGGTGCAGCGAGCTGAGTTTAGtgacagaggtcaaaggttAGCGAGAGACCATAGGctttgtatgtctgtgtgtgtgtggtggttatTGTCATGAACTGTGCCTCTGGAACGAAACTGTGACCACGGTAAAATGGCTGAAACTGCACCTTTCAACTGATATAAACAAGTCTGAAAGACCAGCCTGAGAATTAGAGGTTCAGATCATACAGGAAGCATGGCAtgatggagggggaggtgtACAGTAAAGGGAAATTGGACGAGACACAGTAGAGGCTGTAGAGTGGTATTACAGTaccacacataaaacacacaagcCTGAGTTCAGCTGGAGTTTGCCTAATAGAGCAAAGTTAGCAACCGTTCGGTCAAGACCGGCCAGCCTCCCGAGTCAAACCATTGAAAAAGCCACCTGAAGCACATTCATCTGTTATTCAGTCCAAACCCACTGAAAAAGGGGGATAACACTTCTGTACAGCGGTGCCATGGATGACAGATGACCTCCGGCTGACCTGTGTGCTACGTGTCTGTGGACTGAGGAAGGTCCGAAGAAAAGCTGCTGACCGGGGAGATCAGGACAGAATCTCTTCTGACATGAGTGAGATTGACCAGATTTGACACATACTGCCCAGGGTATTGTGGTATTGGGCACATTCCTCTctgtccagctaaacccattcTACTACCGTACAGACACTGGCCACTTGGCCTAGTCGTTCATCTTCCAAGTTCACCCCACTGATTAGAACCCTTAGTCCAAACATCTTAACGACCAAATCCAAATACCCACAATCCCACACGCCAATGTAGTGTGAGCACAGGGCCAATGGGAATAAAGTACTGTAACAAACTGGCTTTTTAATgcaaaaacatatacacacacacacacacacagagagacacacacacagcttgtcAGTCCTCACCTCTCGTATCGCTGCATAGTGAGGGCCAGGGTTTTGTTGAGTTCCTCAATGATGCGGCTGGGGGGGTGCAGAGGCACAGGGAGGGTCCCGTAGTGTAGGGAGTGCCCCCCCATGGACCCCACGTGGTGGTAGGGCGGGGGACACTTCTGGAAGTTGAGGGCCGAGGACTCCATGCTCCCCCCCGCACTCACAGGCACACATATCATCAGCTTCTTAGGAGGTAGAGGTGGAGACAGCTTCATCGACACACAGGGCAGCTTGACCGGCATACCATCTACATACGGAGAGGGAGGGTAAATGATTGTGAGACCGAGGGAGACTTAGTGGTCTATGCTATCAAGAGAGGACGCTACAGGCAGACCTGGCTCCCAACAGAAGACAGACTGAACACAAACTGcccacaaaatgaggtggaaacggagctgcacttcctaatcTCCCgccaaatgtatgaccacattagaGGCAAATATTACCCTCTGATcatacagacccacaaagaataagaaaaataatatgaataaatgTCCATATGTGTTAGGAAAAATACTGCAACATGCAATTCCAGAAGCAAGACTTATGTGACTCGCTGCCATTAGAAACGGGCAGATagtggagcacaaacaacactatAAACGTAACCCATATGTATCTCTTAATGTATCTTGTCATTATATCGCTACACATtgttacaacactgtacatggctgattatataacatttgaaaatgcctTCATCCTTTTGAAAGTTCTGTGGATAATGCTGACTTAGAATTTCATTGCTTTGgcaaagtgatttttttttttccaatgcCTATAGTTTGGAGGAAAAAATTTTTGAGTGGGTGAAAGGCTACAGAGGTGAACGGAGTACAGGACTCTACCTGTGATGTGATTGGGCAGCCTGTTAAAGGGTTTGGGCGGTAGCGCTGGGGGCTGTTTGGGTTGTTTTATGGTGTGATGTGAAGACTCTGCCCCGCCCATGTCACCTGGATACACCATAACCTTCTTAGTGGGTGGAGCTTGGCTGGGCTTCTGAGAGTGGTCTTGTAGACAACCCTCTCCAGACACTTGGAACTCCACAGTAGCTGGGGACAGGATGAACCAATCAGATGGTCACTTAGAGCAAGACAAAGTAACAAGTGAGTTTGAGAAAAGGAAGAATTGACCAATCGGATGTTTGGGAATGAACAGAAGGGTGTGCGTGTTGAAGGCCTGAGACGGACCTGGGGCTGATCCCGCTCCATCCATCAGCTCAGCTCCATCACACTGGTCAGACCCTCCTAATGCTGGAGACCGGCCATTCTCCATCTTtacctcctctcctctcgtcACTATTGCCCCATCTGCAAAGAGAGATTGATGTGGATCTATGGTTTTGAAAGAGATCCAACTGGACTATAGTATTAGAAAAACATTCTGTACATTcttctgctgtgtttgtgtgtggttgtagcAAAGCTTCAGCCAcgtgggtatgacatcacagacacacaaaacacagcagAAGAATGTACAGACTGTTCTTCTAATGCTATAGCCTAGTTGGATCTCTTTCAAAACCATAGATCCACAAATTGCTGACTGTGATTTGACATCATTTAATCAAAAGGACTCTAGGTTATAAAACATCGACATTTTTGCTATCAGTCTGTGCTGTTGAACGTTTCTACAGTCTTTTCCTTCATGGCCTTCTGGCCTCTCACCTTTGTCGTAGATGTCTTTCAGCACTCCTCTCTTGATTAGCTCCTCTCTGCTCTGTCGGGTCGACATCTTGCGCTCCAGGACTGAGGGACAGGACACGGCATCAACATTAAGTGACATCATACTCTACAACCATCGTCTCTACCCCAGTTCTCTGCATCCCATCTTTCCTATGCTTCCAACTGTCTGGGAGCACaggttatttatatatatatatatatgtgggAGCTGCGTTCATCTTTCAGAATCACTCCGAAATGGCTAGGGCCCAGAGAGAACAGGCAGCTGGTGGAACAGTCGATATACACTACAGAGGGGAGGGAACACAAGTGACTGTTAGGATAATGACAGGCCGTAAGCCCTAATATTCACATGCCATTataattcagttgaaaaaaaggaaaaaccgGAGCGACAGCTGAGGAAGCGGCGTGAGATTATAAAGACAGTGtcccagtggtgtgtgtgtgtgtgtgtctgtgggcagGAAGCAGCTAAAATGTagctttattttctgtttaaccTAGACACTTGGCTTAGGGATATGTTACAAAACAAGCTAGATGTTACATTGCAACATTGATGTAGCCTTATATCGATTTCTTAGATGGTTATTCAGTTACAGTGTCGGCACTCCAGTTACTGCCGTCTAGGGTCAGAATCAGCAGGGAAATGTGTCCGTCTGCATTTCCGCA
The nucleotide sequence above comes from Esox lucius isolate fEsoLuc1 chromosome 8, fEsoLuc1.pri, whole genome shotgun sequence. Encoded proteins:
- the phactr1 gene encoding phosphatase and actin regulator 1 isoform X1 gives rise to the protein MAASPEDEIDRRTIRRVRSKSDTPYITEARLSLHLETEEMPRKRRAFCLLRMKSKNRGGSGKQQQQQSAANNNNMPFMIHCQIGKEIKHICSNCRGATPQDVEEVERLAAMRSDSLVPGTHTPPIRRRSKFATLGRLFKPWKWRKKKSEKFKQTSAVLERKMSTRQSREELIKRGVLKDIYDKDGAIVTRGEEVKMENGRSPALGGSDQCDGAELMDGAGSAPATVEFQVSGEGCLQDHSQKPSQAPPTKKVMVYPGDMGGAESSHHTIKQPKQPPALPPKPFNRLPNHITDGMPVKLPCVSMKLSPPLPPKKLMICVPVSAGGSMESSALNFQKCPPPYHHVGSMGGHSLHYGTLPVPLHPPSRIIEELNKTLALTMQRYESSLHHVVPTVMIGCDDNKENLSNEKDYQEIPGSYRDEDDEDDEEEEEEDEEDEEDDNETLFTSTLALKVLRKDSLAIKISNRPSQRELEEKNILPRLSDQERLESRQQIGTKLTRRLSQRPTTEELEQRNILKPRNELEELEEMRELKKRLSRKLSQRPTVEELREAKILTRFSDYVEVADAQDYDRRADKPWTRLTAADKAAIRKELNEFKSTEMEVHEGSRHLTRFHRP
- the phactr1 gene encoding phosphatase and actin regulator 1 isoform X2; this translates as MAASPEDEIDRRTIRRVRSKSDTPYITEARLSLHLETVEEVERLAAMRSDSLVPGTHTPPIRRRSKFATLGRLFKPWKWRKKKSEKFKQTSAVLERKMSTRQSREELIKRGVLKDIYDKDGAIVTRGEEVKMENGRSPALGGSDQCDGAELMDGAGSAPATVEFQVSGEGCLQDHSQKPSQAPPTKKVMVYPGDMGGAESSHHTIKQPKQPPALPPKPFNRLPNHITDGMPVKLPCVSMKLSPPLPPKKLMICVPVSAGGSMESSALNFQKCPPPYHHVGSMGGHSLHYGTLPVPLHPPSRIIEELNKTLALTMQRYESSLHHVVPTVMIGCDDNKENLSNEKDYQEIPGSYRDEDDEDDEEEEEEDEEDEEDDNETLFTSTLALKVLRKDSLAIKISNRPSQRELEEKNILPRLSDQERLESRQQIGTKLTRRLSQRPTTEELEQRNILKPRNELEELEEMRELKKRLSRKLSQRPTVEELREAKILTRFSDYVEVADAQDYDRRADKPWTRLTAADKAAIRKELNEFKSTEMEVHEGSRHLTRFHRP